One Bosea sp. 685 DNA segment encodes these proteins:
- a CDS encoding sugar ABC transporter permease: MQLRTTARLLPLLAPVHLLILSVIVLPSLYVVWLSLNMSSFGQAPSFVGLQNYVRVLTDPAFHRALLNTVVLVVVAVHLELAIGLGMALLFASGLPFRRFLLVAVLAPYAVSEVTAVVMWRFLFDPDAGPITLALRALNLPTLDWSFEPSHAMTLIGLLTIWLHLPFTFVIVYAARLAIPAELYEAARIDGATRWQAFRRVTLPLLAPAMLIALLFRYIFAFRLFSEAWLLTKGGPARSTEVVAIYLYQEAFSFNAFGPAAATAWIMVVISLLLAGVYVFLLRRGGLAHAH; the protein is encoded by the coding sequence GTGCAGCTTCGAACAACAGCACGGCTTCTGCCGCTGCTTGCGCCGGTGCATCTGCTCATCCTGAGCGTGATCGTGCTGCCGTCGCTTTATGTGGTCTGGCTCAGCCTGAACATGTCGAGCTTCGGCCAGGCGCCGAGCTTTGTCGGGCTGCAGAACTATGTTCGCGTCCTCACCGATCCGGCCTTTCACCGCGCCTTGCTGAACACGGTCGTGCTCGTCGTCGTCGCCGTCCATCTCGAACTCGCGATCGGGCTCGGCATGGCGCTGCTGTTCGCCAGCGGCCTGCCGTTTCGCCGCTTCCTGCTCGTCGCGGTGCTGGCGCCTTACGCGGTGAGCGAGGTCACCGCCGTGGTGATGTGGCGCTTCCTGTTCGATCCCGATGCCGGGCCGATCACGCTGGCGCTGCGCGCGCTCAACCTGCCGACGCTGGATTGGTCGTTCGAGCCGTCGCATGCGATGACGCTGATCGGGCTGCTGACGATCTGGCTGCACCTGCCCTTCACCTTCGTCATCGTCTACGCGGCGCGCCTGGCCATCCCCGCCGAACTTTACGAAGCCGCCAGGATCGACGGCGCGACGCGCTGGCAGGCCTTTCGGCGCGTGACGCTGCCATTGCTTGCGCCGGCGATGCTGATCGCGCTGCTGTTTCGCTACATCTTCGCCTTCCGCCTGTTCTCGGAGGCCTGGCTGCTGACGAAGGGGGGCCCGGCGCGCTCGACCGAGGTCGTGGCGATCTATCTCTACCAGGAGGCCTTCAGCTTCAACGCCTTCGGCCCGGCCGCCGCGACCGCCTGGATCATGGTCGTGATCTCGCTCTTGCTGGCGGGGGTTTATGTCTTCCTGCTCAGGCGGGGAGGGCTGGCTCATGCGCACTGA